In Bacteroidia bacterium, a genomic segment contains:
- a CDS encoding DUF4038 domain-containing protein encodes MPSNPFARFFLLFWIAAFMACESIPQIPQWETFEISLHTENTYANPYSDVELWASFSNESGETLVRPGFWDGGNTWKIRFASPDNHSTWQWKTYASPENDQNLHGKTGKIRAVPASNSNRFSTHGLLKMSPGKRNVVHHDGTSFLLIGDTPWSIPFRATTDQVTVYATDRQQKGFNAALLMSVQPDMHAEGPDARNTPMGFTRGFADLADGHINQLNPGYFQYLDSLTDILIDHEIVPVYQPVFHGFGWKGLDVLGNTIDPDEYVRYCKYLLARYGSKPAFWLLAGDNGGIDPGVKESGEMMEKWDCYHQPTGLHYNPCDDYIAEWAINNPLKHCEHYNKAWQAENWLDFQWAQTGHGGEHLYHKVERMYNNLPVKASANGEPTYEGMNDGKNGLGWWQGEEAWMQLMSGGTMGVVYGAAGIWQWKVSPDEDGWTSWASQNKSWREALDMEGSRYVGYLAKAFDGYDFADMEKRWDLTENNLPLLAVDGKFYISYLNKGGEIRIPSLPAGLPWKWFNPQQGTFEDEGVTESGARFVTPGNAPKVLIIGKRIGE; translated from the coding sequence ATGCCCTCCAATCCTTTCGCTCGATTTTTCCTGTTATTTTGGATAGCCGCATTTATGGCTTGTGAATCCATACCCCAAATCCCTCAATGGGAAACCTTCGAAATATCTCTTCACACGGAAAATACCTACGCGAATCCCTATTCAGACGTAGAGCTCTGGGCCTCATTCTCCAACGAATCTGGTGAAACTCTTGTCCGGCCCGGATTCTGGGATGGCGGAAATACCTGGAAAATTCGGTTTGCATCTCCCGACAATCACTCCACCTGGCAATGGAAAACCTACGCCTCTCCGGAAAATGATCAAAATCTTCACGGGAAAACGGGTAAAATCCGGGCAGTGCCTGCCTCCAACAGCAACCGTTTCTCTACTCATGGTCTGCTAAAAATGTCGCCGGGGAAAAGAAACGTCGTTCACCACGACGGTACTTCCTTTTTACTGATTGGAGATACCCCCTGGTCTATTCCTTTCCGGGCAACCACCGACCAGGTAACCGTCTATGCAACTGACCGCCAGCAAAAGGGCTTTAACGCGGCCCTCCTCATGAGCGTACAGCCAGACATGCATGCCGAAGGCCCTGATGCCAGAAATACGCCCATGGGTTTTACCCGTGGATTTGCAGACCTGGCCGATGGGCACATCAATCAATTAAACCCCGGCTATTTTCAATACCTCGATTCCCTGACCGATATCCTCATTGATCATGAAATTGTGCCTGTCTATCAACCTGTTTTTCACGGTTTTGGCTGGAAAGGACTGGATGTGCTGGGAAATACCATCGATCCGGATGAGTACGTGCGTTACTGCAAATACCTCCTCGCCCGTTATGGAAGCAAACCGGCATTTTGGCTTCTTGCAGGTGATAATGGCGGCATAGACCCCGGCGTAAAGGAAAGTGGTGAAATGATGGAAAAATGGGACTGTTACCACCAGCCTACAGGCCTTCATTACAACCCCTGTGATGACTATATTGCCGAATGGGCCATCAACAACCCGCTCAAACACTGCGAACACTACAACAAAGCCTGGCAGGCCGAAAACTGGCTCGACTTCCAGTGGGCTCAAACAGGCCATGGTGGCGAACACTTATACCACAAGGTGGAGCGAATGTACAACAACCTTCCGGTAAAAGCATCAGCCAACGGAGAACCTACTTATGAGGGCATGAACGATGGTAAAAATGGCCTCGGATGGTGGCAGGGCGAAGAGGCATGGATGCAACTTATGTCAGGAGGAACCATGGGCGTAGTATATGGGGCCGCTGGAATCTGGCAGTGGAAAGTCTCGCCTGACGAAGATGGCTGGACTTCGTGGGCCAGCCAAAACAAATCGTGGCGGGAAGCCCTCGATATGGAAGGCAGCCGCTATGTGGGGTATCTGGCAAAAGCTTTCGACGGTTACGATTTTGCCGATATGGAAAAACGGTGGGATCTTACCGAAAACAACCTGCCGTTGCTGGCTGTTGATGGCAAATTTTATATCAGTTATCTCAACAAGGGGGGCGAAATCAGGATTCCTTCTCTACCGGCTGGTTTGCCGTGGAAATGGTTTAATCCTCAACAAGGAACGTTTGAAGATGAAGGTGTTACAGAAAGCGGGGCTAGATTTGTAACTCCGGGCAACGCACCGAAAGTGCTTATTATCGGGAAAAGAATTGGTGAATAA